In one window of Duganella dendranthematis DNA:
- a CDS encoding NAD(P)(+) transhydrogenase (Re/Si-specific) subunit beta, whose translation MSFISMNLVTMLYLIASVCFIQALKGLSSPATARTGNAFGMSGMAIAFVTTIALILKLQSEAAAAAAAGHGSGLGLGLVAIGVIVGGGIGAVLAKKVEMTKMPELVAAMHSLIGLAAVCIAVAAVSEPHAFGIVPAGEPLPFGNRIELFIGTFVGAITFSGSVIAFGKLSGKYKFRLFQGAPVSFAGQHWLNLILALLMVGLGLVFVADSGSAPAWVPFLIMTAIAFALGVLIIIPIGGADMPVVVSMLNSYSGWAAAGIGFSLNNAMLIIAGSLVGSSGAILSYIMCKAMNRSFFNVILGGFGGAPAEAGGGGAQEQRPVKSGSADDAAFILANAESVIIVPGYGLAVARAQHALKELVAKLTYNGVNVKYAIHPVAGRMPGHMNVLLAEAEVPYDQVFEMEDINGEFGQTDVVLILGANDVVNPAAKDPKSPIAGMPILEAYKAKSIIVNKRSMASGYAGLDNELFYQPNTMMVFGDAKKVIEDMVKAVE comes from the coding sequence ATGAGCTTCATCTCCATGAATCTGGTGACGATGCTGTACCTGATCGCATCGGTGTGCTTTATCCAGGCGCTGAAAGGCTTGTCGTCGCCGGCTACCGCGCGCACCGGCAATGCGTTCGGCATGTCGGGGATGGCGATTGCGTTTGTGACGACCATTGCGCTGATCCTCAAGCTGCAGTCGGAAGCTGCGGCTGCGGCAGCGGCGGGCCACGGCAGCGGCCTGGGACTGGGGCTGGTGGCGATCGGCGTGATCGTCGGCGGCGGCATCGGCGCGGTGCTGGCCAAGAAGGTCGAGATGACCAAGATGCCGGAGCTGGTGGCGGCGATGCACTCGCTGATTGGTCTGGCGGCGGTGTGTATCGCGGTGGCTGCGGTATCTGAGCCGCATGCGTTTGGCATTGTGCCGGCAGGCGAGCCGCTGCCGTTCGGTAATCGCATCGAGCTGTTTATCGGTACCTTCGTCGGCGCCATTACGTTCTCAGGTTCGGTGATCGCGTTCGGCAAGCTGTCGGGCAAATACAAATTCCGTTTGTTCCAGGGCGCGCCGGTCAGCTTTGCGGGCCAGCATTGGCTCAATCTGATCCTGGCGCTGCTGATGGTTGGCCTGGGTCTGGTGTTTGTGGCCGATAGCGGCAGCGCGCCGGCCTGGGTGCCGTTCCTGATCATGACCGCGATTGCGTTCGCGCTGGGCGTGTTGATCATCATCCCGATCGGCGGCGCCGATATGCCGGTGGTGGTGTCGATGCTGAACTCCTATTCCGGCTGGGCGGCGGCGGGCATCGGCTTTTCGCTGAATAACGCGATGCTGATCATCGCCGGTTCGTTGGTGGGATCGTCGGGCGCCATCCTGTCGTACATCATGTGTAAGGCCATGAACCGCTCGTTCTTCAATGTGATCCTGGGCGGCTTTGGCGGTGCGCCGGCGGAGGCGGGCGGCGGCGGCGCGCAGGAGCAGCGGCCGGTCAAGTCGGGTTCTGCGGATGATGCGGCGTTTATCCTGGCGAATGCGGAGAGCGTGATCATTGTGCCGGGCTACGGCCTGGCGGTGGCGCGCGCACAGCATGCGCTGAAGGAGCTGGTGGCCAAGCTGACCTACAACGGCGTCAACGTGAAGTATGCGATTCACCCGGTGGCGGGGCGCATGCCGGGGCATATGAACGTGCTGCTGGCGGAGGCCGAAGTGCCGTACGATCAGGTGTTCGAGATGGAGGATATCAATGGTGAATTCGGGCAGACCGACGTGGTGCTGATTTTGGGCGCCAACGACGTGGTCAACCCGGCCGCCAAGGACCCGAAATCGCCGATCGCCGGCATGCCGATCCTGGAGGCGTACAAGGCCAAGAGCATCATCGTCAACAAGCGTTCGATGGCGTCCGGCTATGCGGGTCTGGACAATGAGCTGTTCTACCAGCCCAACACGATGATGGTCTTCGGCGACGCCAAGAAGGTTATCGAGGATATGGTCAAGGCTGTCGAGTGA
- the feoB gene encoding ferrous iron transporter B, with product MGAVDKQVSQAPITARTPMVALLGNPNCGKTALFNRLTGARQKVANYAGVTIERKEGAFTTTAGNAFRVLDLPGAYSLNAHTPDEEITRDVVAGLRKGDAAPDVVVCVVNATNLRLNLRLVLEIKRLGLPMILALNMVDVAKKRGVIIDADRLAQELGMTVVETVAVQAGGEKSLLRALDQMLPLAVGTPQPLSAIDAVSVEDTQREVRRILDLTVKAPAATDDALSEKLDNVVLHPVLGPIILAVLMFLVFQAVFTWATPVMDLIKDSVDQLGAVVREAMPDGVLRGLLVDGILSGAGSVLVFLPQILILFFFILVLEDCGYLPRAAFLLDRLMGGVGLSGRAFIPLLSSFACAIPGVMAARTIQNPRDRLVTIMIAPLMTCSARLPVYALIIAAFIPEREVYGFLSLQGLVLFVLYFAGIFSAMAVAYFFKRTLGANQQQPLMLELPAYHWPHLQNLALGLWERAKIFLTRVGTVILTLMVLLWFLSSFPGAPEGATHPPIYYSLAGLLGRGLEYIFAPIGFNWQICIALVPGLAAREVAVGALGTVYALSQSGEALAQSLEPIISASWTLPTALSLLAWYVFAPQCLSTLSVVRRETGSTRYALLMAGYMFALAYIASFLTYRISLALLGG from the coding sequence ATGGGTGCAGTAGATAAGCAGGTGTCGCAGGCGCCGATCACGGCGCGCACGCCGATGGTGGCCTTGCTGGGCAATCCAAATTGCGGCAAGACCGCCTTGTTCAACCGGCTGACCGGCGCGCGCCAGAAAGTGGCCAACTACGCCGGCGTGACGATCGAACGCAAGGAAGGCGCGTTCACCACCACCGCCGGCAACGCCTTCCGCGTGCTGGACTTGCCGGGCGCTTACAGCCTGAACGCCCACACGCCGGACGAGGAAATCACCCGTGACGTGGTGGCCGGCCTGCGCAAGGGCGACGCCGCGCCGGACGTGGTGGTGTGCGTGGTCAACGCCACCAACCTGCGCCTGAACCTGCGCCTGGTATTGGAAATCAAACGACTCGGCCTGCCGATGATCCTGGCGCTGAATATGGTGGACGTGGCCAAGAAGCGCGGCGTCATCATCGACGCCGACCGCCTGGCGCAGGAACTGGGCATGACGGTGGTGGAAACCGTGGCGGTGCAGGCGGGCGGCGAGAAGTCGCTGCTGCGCGCGCTGGACCAGATGCTGCCACTGGCGGTCGGCACGCCGCAGCCACTGTCGGCCATCGACGCCGTCAGCGTGGAAGACACGCAGCGCGAAGTGCGCCGCATCCTCGACCTGACCGTCAAGGCGCCGGCCGCCACCGACGATGCGCTGTCCGAGAAGCTGGACAACGTAGTGCTCCACCCCGTGCTCGGCCCGATCATTCTGGCGGTGCTGATGTTCCTGGTGTTCCAGGCGGTGTTCACCTGGGCCACGCCGGTAATGGACCTGATCAAGGACAGCGTCGACCAGCTGGGCGCCGTGGTGCGCGAGGCGATGCCGGACGGCGTGCTGCGCGGCCTGCTGGTGGACGGCATATTGAGTGGCGCCGGCAGCGTACTGGTGTTCCTGCCGCAGATTCTGATCTTGTTCTTCTTTATTCTTGTGCTGGAAGACTGCGGCTACCTGCCGCGCGCGGCCTTCCTGCTGGACCGCCTGATGGGCGGCGTCGGCCTGTCGGGCCGCGCCTTCATTCCGCTGCTGTCCAGCTTTGCCTGCGCGATTCCGGGCGTGATGGCGGCGCGCACGATTCAGAATCCGCGCGACCGCCTGGTCACCATCATGATCGCGCCGCTGATGACGTGCTCGGCGCGGCTGCCGGTGTATGCGCTGATCATCGCCGCCTTCATTCCCGAGCGCGAAGTGTACGGTTTCCTCAGCCTGCAAGGGCTGGTGCTGTTCGTGCTGTACTTCGCCGGCATCTTCTCGGCGATGGCGGTGGCTTACTTCTTCAAGCGCACGCTGGGCGCCAACCAGCAGCAGCCGCTGATGCTGGAACTGCCGGCTTACCACTGGCCGCATTTGCAGAACCTGGCGCTGGGCCTGTGGGAGCGCGCCAAGATCTTCCTGACCCGCGTCGGCACCGTGATTTTGACGCTGATGGTGCTGCTGTGGTTCCTGAGCTCCTTCCCGGGCGCACCGGAAGGCGCGACCCATCCGCCGATCTACTACAGCCTGGCCGGCCTGCTGGGCCGCGGCCTCGAATATATTTTTGCGCCGATCGGCTTTAACTGGCAGATCTGCATCGCGCTGGTGCCGGGTCTGGCTGCGCGGGAAGTGGCGGTCGGCGCGCTGGGCACGGTGTACGCGCTGTCGCAGAGCGGCGAGGCGCTGGCGCAGTCGCTGGAGCCGATCATCTCGGCCTCGTGGACCTTGCCGACCGCGTTGTCGCTGCTGGCCTGGTACGTGTTTGCGCCGCAGTGTCTGTCGACGCTGTCGGTGGTGCGGCGCGAGACCGGCAGCACCCGTTACGCGCTGCTGATGGCCGGCTATATGTTCGCGCTGGCGTACATCGCATCGTTCCTGACTTACCGGATTTCGCTGGCGCTCCTGGGAGGCTAA
- a CDS encoding 5'-3' exonuclease — protein sequence MGRLLAIDGLNIVRRVYEASPEPDSPEKADIALRHALSSLRTLVNDHEPSHLLPAFDFGGNTWRHDLYAGYREGRAPMPSPLREALPAFYDKLRGFGMHVVSVPEVEADDVIGTVVLRWLAEGRGEATIASTDKDLHGLIAHGARVWDHFKSEWHDHAWVEKKWGVPAEQLPDLLALMGDVTDSIPGVSKVGVKTAAKLLRTYGTLDAIMAGAGILKDSLGETLRKEREMLYLSRQLVALKTDVRVGVTWNMLAWSHL from the coding sequence ATGGGTAGACTCCTTGCCATCGACGGCCTCAATATTGTGCGCCGCGTCTACGAAGCCAGTCCCGAACCTGATAGCCCCGAAAAGGCCGACATCGCGCTGCGCCACGCGCTGTCTTCGCTGCGCACGCTGGTCAACGACCACGAACCCTCCCACCTGTTGCCGGCCTTTGATTTCGGCGGCAACACCTGGCGCCACGATTTGTACGCCGGCTACCGCGAAGGCCGCGCGCCGATGCCGTCGCCGCTGCGCGAGGCGCTGCCGGCCTTCTACGACAAGCTGCGCGGCTTCGGTATGCACGTGGTGTCGGTGCCCGAAGTCGAGGCCGACGATGTGATCGGCACCGTGGTGCTGCGCTGGCTGGCCGAGGGCCGCGGCGAAGCCACCATCGCCTCTACCGACAAAGACCTGCATGGCCTGATCGCCCATGGCGCCCGCGTGTGGGACCATTTCAAGAGCGAATGGCACGACCACGCCTGGGTCGAAAAGAAGTGGGGCGTGCCGGCCGAGCAGCTGCCGGACCTGCTGGCGCTGATGGGCGATGTCACCGATTCGATCCCCGGCGTGTCCAAAGTGGGCGTCAAAACCGCCGCCAAACTGTTGCGTACATACGGCACTCTGGACGCCATCATGGCCGGCGCGGGGATTCTTAAAGATTCCTTGGGGGAAACGCTACGAAAAGAACGTGAAATGCTGTATCTTTCTCGACAACTGGTGGCGTTGAAAACGGACGTGCGGGTTGGCGTTACGTGGAACATGCTGGCCTGGTCCCATTTATAA
- a CDS encoding NAD(P) transhydrogenase subunit alpha has product MEVSHTIINLIIFVLAIYVGYHVVWTVTPALHTPLMAVTNAVSAIIIVGAMLAASLTEGLVGQIAGTVAVALAAVNVFGGFLVTQRMLEMFKKKEPKAKQGDKA; this is encoded by the coding sequence ATGGAAGTCAGCCACACCATTATTAATCTGATTATTTTTGTCCTGGCCATTTACGTCGGCTACCACGTGGTCTGGACCGTGACGCCGGCGCTGCATACGCCGCTGATGGCGGTCACCAATGCGGTATCGGCCATCATCATCGTCGGCGCCATGCTGGCGGCCTCGCTCACCGAAGGACTGGTCGGGCAGATCGCCGGCACGGTGGCGGTGGCGCTGGCCGCCGTCAATGTATTCGGCGGATTCCTGGTCACGCAGCGCATGCTGGAGATGTTCAAGAAGAAGGAACCAAAAGCCAAACAAGGAGATAAAGCATGA
- a CDS encoding Re/Si-specific NAD(P)(+) transhydrogenase subunit alpha, giving the protein MRISVPAETRPGETRVAATPETVKKLAAKHQILVQAGAGLAASVTDDAYVAAGAQIVPASEVWSAEVILKVRAPNAEERAQIKPGTVVIGMLNPFDADNNAAMAAAGLQAFALEAVPRITRAQSMDVLSSQANIAGYKAVMVAANLYQRFMPMLMTAAGTVKAARVLIMGVGVAGLQAIATAKRLGAVIEASDVRPPVKEQVESLGAKFIDVPYLTDEEKQIAQGVGGYARPMPADWMRRQSELVHERAKLADIIITTALIPGRPAPVLISEETVRAMKPGSVIVDLAVSQGGNCPLSELNKTVVKHGVHIVGEPDLATLVAADASALYARNVLDFLKLIIDKEDKLVIDREDEIIKATLLSSGGELLRK; this is encoded by the coding sequence ATGAGAATAAGCGTACCGGCCGAAACACGGCCGGGGGAGACCCGGGTAGCAGCCACCCCGGAGACCGTCAAAAAACTTGCCGCGAAGCACCAGATCCTGGTGCAGGCCGGCGCCGGCCTGGCCGCCTCCGTCACCGACGACGCCTATGTTGCAGCTGGTGCACAAATCGTGCCTGCCAGCGAGGTCTGGTCGGCCGAAGTGATTCTCAAGGTGCGTGCCCCGAATGCCGAGGAACGGGCGCAGATCAAGCCGGGCACGGTGGTGATCGGCATGCTCAACCCCTTTGATGCAGACAACAACGCCGCCATGGCGGCGGCCGGGCTGCAGGCGTTTGCGCTGGAAGCCGTGCCGCGCATCACGCGCGCGCAGTCGATGGACGTGCTGTCGTCGCAGGCCAACATCGCCGGCTACAAGGCGGTGATGGTGGCGGCCAATCTGTATCAGCGCTTCATGCCGATGCTGATGACGGCGGCCGGCACGGTGAAGGCGGCGCGGGTGCTGATCATGGGCGTCGGCGTGGCCGGCTTGCAGGCGATTGCCACCGCCAAGCGTCTCGGCGCGGTGATCGAGGCGTCCGACGTGCGGCCGCCGGTCAAGGAGCAGGTGGAGTCGCTGGGCGCCAAGTTCATCGACGTGCCGTATCTGACCGACGAAGAGAAGCAAATCGCCCAGGGCGTGGGCGGCTACGCGCGGCCGATGCCAGCCGACTGGATGCGCCGCCAGTCCGAACTGGTGCACGAACGCGCCAAGCTGGCCGACATCATCATCACCACCGCGCTGATTCCGGGCCGTCCGGCGCCGGTGCTGATTTCCGAAGAAACGGTGAGGGCGATGAAACCGGGTTCCGTGATCGTCGACCTGGCCGTGTCGCAAGGCGGCAACTGCCCGCTGTCGGAGCTGAACAAAACGGTGGTCAAGCATGGTGTGCATATCGTCGGCGAGCCGGATCTGGCGACGCTGGTGGCGGCCGATGCTTCGGCGCTGTACGCGCGCAATGTGCTGGACTTCCTCAAGCTGATCATCGACAAGGAAGACAAGCTGGTGATTGACCGCGAGGACGAGATCATCAAGGCCACGCTGCTGAGCAGCGGCGGCGAATTGCTGCGCAAATAA
- a CDS encoding (2Fe-2S)-binding protein, with protein MIVCVCNNISDREIRQAMELGITSMDELRDALGVATCCGQCFSCAEEILTEQLAAQAAAANLQETVLKRPVFSN; from the coding sequence ATGATTGTTTGTGTCTGCAACAACATCTCCGATCGCGAAATCCGTCAAGCAATGGAATTGGGAATCACTTCGATGGACGAACTGCGCGACGCGCTGGGCGTAGCCACCTGCTGCGGCCAATGCTTCTCCTGCGCGGAAGAAATCCTCACCGAACAACTGGCTGCGCAAGCCGCTGCCGCCAACCTCCAGGAAACTGTGCTGAAACGCCCGGTCTTCTCTAACTAA
- a CDS encoding FeoA family protein, translating into MTHAVSLTTLDTLTVGATATVVHVSAGADADGGAALSRRLMELGFVPGEKIRMLKRGMPGGEPLAIKVGNSTFALRRFEAALVSIQPE; encoded by the coding sequence ATGACGCACGCTGTTTCCCTGACTACCCTCGACACCCTGACGGTCGGCGCCACCGCCACCGTGGTGCATGTCTCTGCCGGCGCGGACGCCGATGGCGGCGCCGCCCTGTCGCGCCGCCTGATGGAACTGGGCTTTGTGCCCGGCGAAAAAATCCGCATGCTCAAGCGCGGCATGCCGGGCGGCGAACCGCTGGCGATCAAAGTCGGCAACTCCACATTTGCATTGCGCCGCTTTGAAGCCGCGCTGGTCTCGATTCAACCGGAATAA
- a CDS encoding pyridoxamine 5'-phosphate oxidase family protein — translation MDSINANQPENNHQDLIGEDAVHKIRDFVDSTPGCFFCTNDGDGGPGDARPMTALQVDELGNLWFISASDSLKNQELAADPSATLYFQGSAHSEFMHLEGIATVSRDPVKIKELWSFTMKTWFTGGEDDPRVTLIKFAPTYGYYWDTKHGKAVASVKMLIGAVIGKTLDDSIEGRLDL, via the coding sequence ATGGATTCCATCAACGCCAATCAACCCGAAAATAATCATCAAGACCTGATCGGCGAAGACGCCGTTCACAAGATCCGCGACTTCGTCGACAGCACGCCCGGCTGCTTCTTCTGCACCAACGATGGCGACGGCGGTCCCGGCGACGCGCGGCCGATGACGGCGCTGCAGGTCGATGAGCTGGGCAATCTGTGGTTTATCTCCGCCAGCGACAGCCTGAAGAACCAGGAGCTGGCAGCCGATCCGTCGGCCACGCTGTACTTCCAGGGCTCGGCGCATTCCGAGTTCATGCACCTGGAGGGCATCGCCACGGTGTCGCGCGATCCGGTGAAAATCAAGGAGCTGTGGAGTTTTACGATGAAGACCTGGTTCACCGGCGGCGAGGATGATCCGCGCGTGACGTTGATCAAGTTTGCGCCGACCTACGGCTACTACTGGGATACCAAGCACGGCAAGGCGGTGGCCAGCGTCAAAATGCTGATCGGCGCCGTGATCGGCAAAACCCTCGATGACTCCATCGAGGGCCGGCTGGATCTGTAA
- the mnmA gene encoding tRNA 2-thiouridine(34) synthase MnmA produces MSNGSGKKRVVIGMSGGVDSSVSAWLLKEQGYDVVGLFMKNWEDDDDSEYCSTRQDWIDAASVADVVGVDIEAVNFASEYKDRVFADFLREYQAGRTPNPDVLCNAEIKFKAFLDHAMTLGADLIATGHYARVRHDGGKSELLKAIDHTKDQSYFLHRLNQAQLSKTLFPLGEIPKTEVRKIAEKLKLPNAAKKDSTGICFIGERPFREFLNRYLSYKPGPMMTPEGKVVGEHVGLSFYTLGQRKGIGVGGMKEYKNPDGSSDAWYVAKKDIVNNVLYIVQGHDHPWLLSPALRADQASWVAGEAPEARALSAKTRYRQADVACEIAPEGASDFALKFMEAQWAVTPGQSAVLYDGDVCLGGGIIA; encoded by the coding sequence ATGAGTAACGGGTCGGGCAAAAAAAGAGTCGTCATCGGCATGTCGGGCGGGGTGGATTCCTCGGTCTCGGCGTGGCTGCTGAAGGAACAGGGTTACGACGTGGTCGGCCTGTTCATGAAGAACTGGGAAGACGATGACGACTCCGAATACTGCTCGACGCGCCAGGACTGGATCGACGCCGCCTCGGTGGCCGATGTGGTGGGCGTGGATATCGAAGCGGTCAACTTCGCCAGCGAATACAAGGACCGCGTGTTCGCCGACTTCCTGCGCGAATACCAGGCCGGCCGCACGCCGAACCCGGATGTGCTGTGCAACGCCGAAATCAAATTCAAGGCCTTCCTCGACCACGCGATGACGCTGGGCGCGGATCTGATCGCCACCGGCCACTATGCGCGCGTGCGCCACGACGGCGGTAAGAGCGAGCTGCTGAAGGCAATCGATCACACCAAGGACCAGAGCTACTTCCTGCACCGTTTAAACCAAGCGCAGTTGTCGAAGACGCTGTTCCCGCTGGGCGAAATCCCGAAAACCGAAGTGCGCAAGATCGCCGAGAAACTCAAGCTGCCGAATGCGGCCAAGAAGGATTCGACCGGCATCTGCTTCATCGGCGAGCGGCCGTTCCGCGAGTTCCTGAACCGCTACCTGTCGTACAAACCGGGCCCGATGATGACGCCGGAGGGCAAGGTGGTGGGCGAGCACGTGGGCCTGTCGTTCTACACGCTCGGCCAGCGCAAGGGCATCGGCGTCGGCGGCATGAAGGAGTACAAGAATCCGGATGGCAGCAGCGATGCCTGGTATGTGGCGAAGAAGGATATCGTCAACAACGTGCTGTACATCGTGCAGGGCCATGACCATCCGTGGCTGCTGTCGCCGGCGCTGCGCGCCGACCAGGCCAGCTGGGTGGCGGGCGAGGCGCCAGAAGCGCGTGCGCTGTCAGCCAAGACCCGCTATCGCCAGGCCGATGTAGCGTGCGAAATCGCGCCGGAAGGCGCATCGGATTTCGCGTTGAAGTTCATGGAAGCCCAGTGGGCCGTCACGCCCGGCCAGTCGGCCGTACTGTATGACGGCGACGTCTGCCTGGGCGGTGGCATCATTGCCTGA
- a CDS encoding DUF6587 family protein, with the protein MWQEMTVALIVAAALLHFSTKYLPVAWRRRIVYTLGKRGFNETRLARFFKTQGGGGCGDDGDGGCSSCGSCDTTPTKTNTTSGAAQQRVIKLHVQR; encoded by the coding sequence ATGTGGCAAGAGATGACTGTGGCGTTGATCGTGGCGGCAGCGCTGCTGCATTTCAGCACCAAGTACCTGCCGGTGGCGTGGCGCCGGCGGATTGTCTACACGCTGGGCAAGCGCGGTTTCAACGAGACCAGGCTGGCCAGGTTCTTCAAGACGCAGGGCGGCGGCGGTTGCGGCGATGACGGCGACGGCGGCTGCTCCAGCTGCGGCTCGTGCGACACCACGCCGACCAAGACCAACACTACCAGCGGCGCAGCGCAACAGCGCGTGATCAAGCTGCACGTGCAGCGCTAA
- a CDS encoding BrnA antitoxin family protein, producing the protein MLDKSKIILPTPEESAIITAAALSDPDAQPLTEEELAQFRPWRARLLAPPGPPTVTLTMAFDAATIAAFQRQGDDWQQGINAVLREWAIRRGYVPFPK; encoded by the coding sequence ATGTTGGACAAAAGTAAAATTATCCTGCCGACTCCGGAAGAGTCGGCCATCATCACTGCGGCGGCACTGTCCGATCCGGACGCGCAGCCTTTGACCGAGGAAGAGCTGGCACAATTCCGGCCATGGCGGGCGCGCTTGTTGGCGCCGCCGGGTCCGCCGACCGTGACGCTGACGATGGCGTTTGATGCCGCCACTATCGCGGCTTTCCAGCGGCAGGGCGATGACTGGCAGCAGGGCATTAATGCCGTGCTGCGCGAATGGGCGATCCGGCGCGGTTACGTGCCGTTCCCCAAATAA
- a CDS encoding energy transducer TonB, with translation MNTMTYSRTASPLSADDNGRVQEFKRRTRKLTPLAAIVLGHVVVFYLAYSGMLRSVTHAIMPQVVTVTFVASPEPLKAQPQPKEVPLVQPKQTFVPPLPLVNIVQTEPTITLPPPQPRPAEPTTAHAAPTTAQVAPPAPPAPSTPKTVSGVEYVRAPSPVYPSMSRRMGETGTVMLRVLIGEKGNAEQVTVQKSSGSSNLDEAGRQAVLRALYKPFIEDGKAVPVYVLVPINFQLG, from the coding sequence ATGAATACAATGACCTACAGCCGGACGGCGTCGCCGCTGTCCGCGGATGACAACGGCCGCGTGCAGGAATTCAAGCGCCGCACCCGCAAGCTCACCCCGCTCGCCGCGATTGTGCTGGGTCATGTTGTCGTGTTTTATCTGGCGTATTCCGGCATGCTGCGGTCGGTGACGCATGCGATCATGCCGCAGGTGGTGACGGTGACGTTCGTGGCCTCGCCAGAGCCGCTGAAAGCGCAACCGCAGCCGAAGGAAGTGCCGCTGGTGCAGCCGAAGCAAACTTTTGTGCCGCCGCTGCCGCTGGTGAATATCGTGCAGACCGAGCCGACCATCACGCTGCCGCCGCCGCAACCGCGTCCGGCAGAACCGACCACGGCGCACGCCGCGCCAACCACCGCACAGGTCGCGCCGCCGGCGCCGCCAGCGCCATCGACGCCGAAGACTGTATCGGGCGTGGAATACGTCCGCGCGCCGTCACCGGTGTACCCGAGCATGTCGCGCCGCATGGGCGAGACCGGTACCGTGATGCTGCGCGTGCTGATTGGGGAAAAAGGCAATGCGGAACAGGTGACGGTGCAGAAATCATCCGGTTCCAGCAATCTGGATGAAGCCGGCCGCCAGGCCGTGCTGCGCGCGCTGTACAAGCCGTTTATCGAGGACGGCAAGGCCGTCCCCGTGTACGTGCTGGTGCCGATTAACTTCCAGCTCGGCTAG
- a CDS encoding response regulator, whose protein sequence is MLKAVIIDPSAVARGLLNTVLLDGGYDVVGATHTCASAMVQLIKHHPHIVCVAREQIEKEDEAIREIRTNWPKTLIFMVSSELDAATIQAAHAMGVSGFIVKPFKADTVLNTIRNVVIAMVKRQRAAMEKAAGDTPPAEGGEPAAP, encoded by the coding sequence ATGTTAAAAGCAGTCATTATCGACCCTAGCGCCGTGGCGCGCGGCCTGCTCAACACGGTGCTGCTGGACGGCGGCTACGACGTGGTCGGCGCGACCCACACCTGCGCCAGCGCCATGGTGCAACTGATCAAGCACCACCCGCACATTGTGTGCGTGGCCCGCGAGCAGATTGAAAAAGAGGATGAGGCGATTCGCGAAATCCGCACCAACTGGCCGAAGACCTTGATCTTCATGGTGTCCAGCGAGCTGGATGCGGCCACTATTCAGGCGGCGCATGCGATGGGCGTGAGCGGCTTTATCGTCAAGCCGTTCAAGGCCGATACGGTGCTGAATACGATACGGAATGTGGTGATCGCGATGGTCAAGCGCCAGCGCGCGGCGATGGAAAAAGCTGCCGGCGATACTCCGCCGGCGGAGGGCGGAGAGCCAGCTGCTCCTTAA
- a CDS encoding glutathione S-transferase produces MIVVHHLNNSRSQRVLWLLEELGLEYEIVRYQRDPKTMLAPPELKKIHPLGKSPVISDNGVVVAESGAIAEYLIDTYGNGRLIPPAGTEERRRWTYFLHYAEGSAMAPLLMKLIFDRVETSPAPFFVKPIARGIAQKVKGSYILPQIATHLDYLEAELGKSEWFAGSEFTAADIQMSFPLEAASARGGLDESRPKLAAFLKRIHSRPAFQRALERGGPYELLK; encoded by the coding sequence ATGATCGTCGTTCATCACTTGAATAATTCGCGCTCGCAGCGGGTGTTGTGGTTGCTGGAGGAACTGGGCCTGGAGTACGAGATCGTGCGCTACCAGCGCGATCCGAAGACCATGCTGGCGCCGCCGGAATTGAAGAAGATCCATCCGCTGGGCAAGTCGCCGGTGATCAGCGATAACGGCGTCGTCGTGGCCGAGTCTGGCGCGATCGCCGAATACCTGATCGACACCTATGGCAATGGTCGCCTGATCCCGCCGGCCGGGACCGAAGAGCGCCGTCGCTGGACCTATTTCCTGCACTACGCGGAAGGCTCGGCAATGGCGCCGCTGCTGATGAAGCTGATCTTCGACCGGGTCGAGACCAGTCCGGCGCCGTTCTTCGTCAAGCCGATCGCGCGCGGCATTGCGCAGAAGGTCAAGGGCAGCTACATCCTGCCGCAGATTGCCACCCACCTGGATTACCTCGAAGCCGAGTTGGGCAAGAGTGAATGGTTCGCCGGCAGCGAGTTCACGGCCGCCGACATTCAGATGAGCTTCCCGCTGGAAGCCGCCTCCGCGCGCGGCGGCCTGGACGAGTCGCGTCCCAAGCTGGCAGCCTTCCTGAAACGCATCCACAGCCGCCCGGCCTTCCAGCGCGCCCTCGAACGCGGCGGTCCATATGAACTGCTGAAGTAA